From Zerene cesonia ecotype Mississippi chromosome 13, Zerene_cesonia_1.1, whole genome shotgun sequence, the proteins below share one genomic window:
- the LOC119831479 gene encoding protein THEM6-like, with product MYCIVVSIIALAYIFWDVNYFLRVAFTIGIGRLFKKKCGLKDSSTIYGFCTTQDVDIFLRHMNNARYVRELDFARFHFYDATGIYANIKAVDGHVLQGASTIRYRRTIPIFTAYKVETKLAYWEDKSLFIEQKFITLNDGFVRAIVLSRQNLINVDADTLLKNIPGADSKPQCPEEIKHWLEAIEISSAKLRKKD from the exons atgtactgcATTGTCGTATCAATCATTGCATTAGCGTATATATTCTGGGACGTCAATTACTTTCTAAGAGTGGCTTTCACCATAGGAATCGGAAgactctttaaaaaaaaatgtgggCTTAAAGATTCTTCTACTATTTACg GATTTTGCACGACACAGGACGTCGACATATTTCTAAGACATATGAACAATGCCCGTTATGTGCGAGAATTAGACTTTGCCAGGTTCCACTTCTATGACGCTACGGGAATATATGCAAATATCAAAGCAGTTGATGGTCATGTATTACAAGGAGCATCTACTATTCGGTATAGAAGAACTATACCCATATTTACTGCATACAAGGTTGAGACAAAG ttggcATACTGGGAGGATAAATCTCTATTCATCGAACAGAAGTTTATTACACTAAACGACGGTTTTGTTCGTGCTATCGTGTTGTCGCGACAAAACCTTATTAATGTAGATGCCGATACACTACTGAAAAATATTCCTGGAGCAGATAGTAAACCTCAGTGTCCAgaggaaataaaacattggCTCGAAGCTATAGAAATATCCAGCGCTAAATTGAGGAAGaaagattaa
- the LOC119831304 gene encoding protein THEM6-like, whose translation MFHCYIAIVFLVLCITCDIRYFLRTLFTVLSGRLYEKVYFLNDVTTIYGLCTFQDCDIFFKSIRIARLVREIDFARYHFYDRTGIYKRSKELGIKSLQGSTLTVTMDPVPLFSLYKINTKLIYWDDRSLFFEHEVITLRDGKVRCLLISRQYAIGQTKETIPELLKGLSGSDYVPSIPRHIECWLESMRTSSVNLRK comes from the exons ATGTTCCATTGCTATATAGCTATTGTTTTTCTTGTATTATGCATAACATGTGACATAAGATACTTTTTACGAACCTTGTTCACTGTGCTGAGTGGTAGATTGTACgaaaaagtttatttcttgAATGATGTCACTACCATCTACg GGCTTTGTACTTTTCAAGATTGCGATATTTTCTTCAAGAGTATACGGATAGCGAGACTGGTAAGAGAAATCGATTTTGCCAGatatcatttttatgataGGACTGGCATCTATAAGAGAAGTAAGGAGTTAGGTATAAAGTCCTTACAGGGATCTACTTTGACGGTAACCATGGATCCGGTGCCcttattttctctttataaaataaacactaaa ttaatTTATTGGGATGATAGATCACTATTCTTTGAGCACGAAGTTATAACACTGAGAGACGGTAAAGTAAGATGTTTACTGATATCTCGACAATATGCTATTGGACAGACCAAAGAAACAATACCTGAACTTCTAAAAGGACTGTCTGGGTCTGATTATGTGCCATCAATTCCAAGACATATTGAGTGTTGGTTGGAAAGTATGAGGACTTCAAGCGTTAATCTTcgtaaatag